The genomic stretch CTAACTGGCCTCCCCGCCTGCACCCTGCTCACCTGCTCCTCAGGAACCCCCCCACGCTATAGTCGGTGATGCCTGGAAAGGACAGACCTAACTATAAAGCCCCTCTGTGCTCCCCCGTGTCCATAGGAAAAAGGTCAAGTCTAGCAGAGCGTGGAAGGATCTGGGGGATGTGGCTCCTGAGAACCGCCTCCCACCCATGTTCCCAGGCATCTTCCTCCCGCTTCCTCCCGCCGTTCCAGTCCCACGGCCTCCTCTGACTGCTTCAGCCTAAGTCACGGCCCTGCCCGGACACCACATTTGGAGAGCAGTTGGCGCCTTGTGATTTAGGTGGCACCTTTCCTTCCCTTTAGCCTCTAGCAGTGTGGAGATGACTACGGCAGCATCCTTTTTCTCAGTGCAGCGCTGTTCAAGGGGACAAGTTATGCTTACGGACCCAGACCCTCTGCCATTTCTTTCCCTCCGGAAACGCTGGGGCCAGTCGTGGCTTTCTGTCAACTGTCTGGGGCAGAGACCCTTTCCTTCCTATCAAAAGCCCCCATAGGTTGCCAGCAGCACCACGCTTTGCGTCTGCAGAAGAAGCCTTCAGTAAACTGTCCAGAGCCACGCATGGCTCTGAATTGAGGGCAGCCTGGCCACCCGCTGGGCTTCTAGGGTGCTCCAGGGCAGACCGCAGCCCCAAACCATCGCACGGCTTCCCTGTCTGCAGGTCCAGGCACAGACTCGAGTCGTGCAGTGAATTTCTGCAGCGCCCCCCCTCGCACACACACTCACCTGTTCTGCCTGTACGTTGAGGTTCCACCTGTACAAAGTCTTCCTGTCTCCCTTCCCCTGCCTTCCTTCAAGACCACTACTTCTGACTGATCATTTGAATCTGTCTGCCAGACCCCACCTGGCAGGGTCCAAAGGGCCCTTCGTGTGCTCAGCTGATGAGCTCTGGGAAGTGGGGTTAGGGTGGTCCCTTCTGCCCCTAACCCAGCAAGCACAAGCCAGGCTTTAGCCGTTCATCTCTGCCTCTACAGCAGAGGCCTGTGTGGAGCCCCAGATCACCCCTTCTTACTATACCACCTCGGATGCCGTCATTTCTACTGAGACTGTCTTCATCGTGGAGATCTCCCTGACTTGCAAGAACAGGGTCCAGGTGAGGCAGTGGGGGTTCAGCCGGGAGGGTGCGGGGGCGAGAGGTGAGCAGTGAGGCTGAGACCTGGGGCCCTCACTGGCAGTGGATGGGGTCAGACCTGGGGGTCCGTGTGGACAGGGAGAATCAGGGTTTTGATTCCCAGGTGTAGGAGAGATCAGGGCACAGCCAGGCCAGATTCTAGCAGATACTTAAAGAACATTCCCCTCACCTGCCTGCTCTGCTGCATCTATGTGCGGTGATACAGACAGGCATCTTGCTGTGTGTGGAAAGGGCAAACGTGTGAAGGGAGAGACAGCCAGGGTCAGCCCCCAGGCTTCTGCGTCCCTTTGCTGGTTGCTCTTTGCCGAAGTGTGTGTCCACGTGTGTTTCGTCATTTCAAGACCGAGCAGCCCTGGCCTCAGCCTCTGCAATCTAGAGgcgcagagaaggaaggaagttgGGCCTTTGTGGGTACAGTCTTCCTTAGGCAGCACATCGGGTGTCCGCGACCGTGACACCCCCTTCCAGGCTCAGAGAAGAAACAAGAACACTTCACTCATCCCGCCCGTGCCCAGTTAACAGGCTTGCCGTGCGTTAGGGAGGCCAGGCGTAGGGGAGATGTGGCCCCCAAGGAGGGAGACAGACGTGGAGAGTACCCCCGCCAGACACACCGCAGTCCCCGGCTGTGCCCGGCGGCCTCCTTACCCACACACAGGCCGAGGGTGCTACTCCGGGTGGCAGAGCGGGGCCTCACCTGCAGCCAGAGAGGGGAGAAGGTGACTCTCCTTTTATCCCCTCCCCCAGAACATGGCTCTTTATGCTGACGTCAGTGGAAAACAGTTTCCTGTTACCCGGGGCCAGGACGTGGGCCGATACCAGGTAAGGGATGCTGTGGTGGTCACTTTCGCGGGAGGCCACCCGTTCACAGGTGTGGCTTGAAGGCCGGGCCGGCAGGGCTGGGGCTCTTGAATTCGATGCGCTGGCCGTGGCGCCATGTGCACTGCCCACCCCCTGCCGAACACACCCCACCCAGGTGTCCTGGAGCCTAGACCACAAGAGCGCCCACGCAGGCACCTACGAGGTCAGATTCTTTGACGAGGAGTCCTACAGCCTCCTGAGGAAGGTGAGTGTTCCCGAAGGCCACCCAGGCCTGCAGTAGGGGGGGCATAGCCCACTGCCCCAGCTGGCTCCACCCTGAGGTCCCCTCTCTGACTTGGAGCAGGATGGCCGGTGGGCGCCTTCCTGCTCACCCACCCCACCTGGCCCTGTGCCTTCCGTGTCACTCCTTCGCCCACATTTCTCCTTCCACGACTCTGGCCGGTgttcctgcctctcccaccccacccagcatCGCCCCCTGACCCCAGCACCTCCCTCACAGGCTCAGAGAAATAACGAGGACATATCCATCATCCCACCTCTGTTCACAGTCAGCGTGGACCATCGGGTGAGTGGCCAGAAGGGGCTGGCCTGgcacaggggaaggagggagccgGGGGCTGAGCCAGGTGGACCAGTGCGTCTTCGCGCCCCAGGAGGAGGGTGGCTGGAGCGGCCGGCCTTCTCACCCGTCCCTCCCCCGAGAACGACTTTGGCCTCCTTTCTTGCAGGGCACCTGGAATGGGCCCTGGGTCTCCACCGAGGTACTGGCCGCTGCCATCGGCCTAGTGATCTACTACCTGGCCTTCAGCGCCAAGAGCCACATCCAGGCCTGAGGGTGATGCCCCCTCGCCCCCCCTGCTTCTTTCAATAAACAGTTACCAGCTATCCCAAGCACCAGGGCTGTGTCACACACACGGGCAGAGCTGGGTGACCGGCATCCCTCCGCCTGCCTAGACGGCACAGGCACCGAGTGGGGGCAGGTCTGGAGGTCCCCTTCCTCCTTGTGTACGTTTGCTTTACTCTTGGCCATTGTCAGCGCTCCCTTCTCAGCCCCCTAATACCCAGTGCCCACCGTCTCCCAGGGCTGCCTGCCTGGTTCCGGGCGGGGCACGGGGCTGTCTCTCCCCTCCGCCCCCTAATCTCTGGCAAAGAGTGGCCTTGTTCTCCTGCCTGGGCCCGCTTAGGGAAGGACCCTCTGACCACCTGCCATTTTGAGGGCAACTGCCCAGGGCAGGTGGCGTGGGGAGCTTCCCCGAAACCCAGCAGTCAGCAGTGCACGTAGCCACGGCCCCTCCTGGCCTTCGGAAGGGCCCTGGGCAGGAACCACACACTGAAGTACTTCCTGTGCTTTTCCTGGGGGGCGCTGCAGGCGTCCCTGTGGCGCTTATGCGGTCGAAGCTAGTACTCCAGGTAGCTGTCCAGGGGGGTGGTCCTTCCAAGCTCCCCGCTCCAGCGTGGTGCCTCCCAGGATGCTCTCACCTCTGGTGTCGGGTGGGGCGCGGAGAAAGGCACAAGAGAGGGCCCGGACCCCCAAGCCTCCAAGGAGCCCATCGTTAGCCCTTTCCAGTTCGGCTGTGTACCTTCCCTCCAGTGAACCCGCTCTCTGAGCACCTGATGGTCTCGAGAAACCGGGCGGGCGTCCCTGTGCGGGCTCCACGCTCCACGTCAACCCGCAGCCCTCCCACCGGCCCAGTGTCCCTGCTACCACCTAGTGACTGGAGAGGTGGGGGGCCCTAGGGTTCAAAGGACCTGTGACCTGGCTTCCTCCAGGCTGTCGGTGAGGGGTCATTGGGATCAGTGTCCAGGGAGGCTGCACCCCAAAGGAGGCCCAGAGCCTACGGGAGTGGGCGGGGCTCTCCTCCGGGCCTTGTCCTCCGCGGGAGTGTGGAGGGACCTGCCTGGGGACCTTCTCCAGGCTAGGGGACGCCAGCTGTTCCCTGCCCCACACCCTCAGTCCAAGCGAAGCGGGTCAGCATGGGTGGCTGGCAGGAATagggaggctctggggaagagcCCCGTCCTCGCTCCCAAAACGGGCACAACAGGGACCATGGGGCCCCTGAAGACCAGGCCAGGCGAGAGCTGCTGGCTGGTGGGAGCTCGGGTGGCGCCTGCTGGCTGAGCACCGCTCCTCCTCCTTctaagggggaaagtggcagctGTTGGCCACCCAGCGGCTCTTTTtgatcccagctccaccactccgCCCAGTTAAGTCACTGGTCCAGTGCGCCGGTTGCCAAGGGCTTCCAGATCTCCTGGTGTCAACATTTCCCGGAGCCAGTGAGAGCCAAGCCCCAGCACCAGCCTTCACACAGCCGAGGGACCCTCGGATCCGGGCCTGtcctggcccccaccccagagCAAAAGCGAGGTGCCTCCAGAGCCATCACAGTGAGCCCCCAGCAGCCAGAGAGGGATGCTCAGGGAACAGGTGGCCTTAGTCTCCAACTCCAGCCGGTTTTCTGCGATGGGCTGGGTCCTTGGAATCCCATCCTTCATTCACAGGGGCCCATATGGAGTGTCCCCTCCCGAGGAGCAGGGGCCGGTCACGAGTTGATGTTCCTAGCCCCCAGCTCCAGAGGCCTCTGAGGGGTAAGAGGAAGGTGGTGTCTCATGTTTGCCCCTTTTCATCAACAAGCCCTTTCCCCCCTTGAAGCCGCTGGCGTTCTGCGTGACATGCTGGGTCTTCCCTCCCAGCTGTTAGACAGCAGGGCACTCCGCTTCTGGGAACGCAGGCTCAGGTTTCTTGCTCACGCCTATCTCAGCAAGTTAGCAAAATTAACAAGAGGTCTACATTGCTCtttcaagagaatttttaaatgtatcctCACCCACTTAATGTGCTGGCAGCATCCTGGGTCTTTTCAGGAGCCAGCGCCTACTCAAGGGCTCACCGCACAGACGGTGCCCCTGGAGTTGCCGTCTTTGGGGCCTTGGCCCCAGCCAGGACTTAGCAGGGTTCCTGACACCGAGCAGATGCCCAGTGGTTTGCTGTGCTGAATGGAACCTCTGGGAGTTCCCGCAGCCACCGGGTACTCATCTGGTCAAAAGACACTTCTTTGCATCTTCTGGGGGCTAGGCACTGTGGGGTCCCCAAACAGGGAAGGAAGCCTGTGCCTTCCAGAAACGCTAGGGCACTCCCTGAgctgcagggcagggagagggtgggACCACTTCTCTACGACTCTGACCAGAGCAGGGGTGTTGGCCTCATGCACATGCCGGCTCCAGGCTCAGTCGCCAGTCCTGAGACAGGTCTCTGCCATCCTTCCTGCACCTGGGCACCACCCTTGTGACCGTGGCAGACCTCTGAAATGACTCTGGTGGCTCTGTCCCTCCTCCCAGAGTGCTGGAGGCTGACTTCAGAACACCTCGCTGTTGCTCAGCTTCCCCCTGACCCGCCCGGCCCCACGCCAGCCCCCGGTGCTGGAGAATGAAGGAGAATGAACACGAGGAGGCCAGGAGTCAGGAGTCACCCTCGAAGGCAGCTTGCTTTATTCTCACGATGccggcagggggcgggggtgagCAGCCCGTCAGCCTTCCATCTGAGGCTCTCTTGAGCGGGGAAGGGCCCGCAGGCCAGCTCTCACTAATGCACAGGTTCCCGGGGGGCTGCCTGGCCCACGCTGGCAAAGTGGGGCGCAGGGCATCTTCTCCCCAGTCAGCCCACCTGGCAGGGCCCGCCTGTCACTCAGCTCCAGGCCGCTCCCTAAGGGCTCCGCGTGGGTCGTGTCACCGAGGTCTGCTGCTGCTCACGCCACTCGGGAGAGAAGCCGAGCTCCAGAAGGCGTCTGGCACAGCCCTGGGCTCTCTTCCTTGTCCTTGGACGGACACTGACCCCTCAGTCCCTGCAGTCGCCGGGGAAGGAGGTGACCTCCAAGGTGAGCCTGGCAAGCCACATCGGAAGCTCCCAGTCGCCACGCCTCAGAGCGGAGGCCATCTGCAAAGCTGCTTCCCATTCCTGCCTtcattcccccacctcccctccccccatccccctcccttgcttccccccacccccctccttccCAGCTATCACTCGGGGATTCCACCTCTGTCAGGCTGCCTGAAGGAGCTGCCAGCCCTCAGAGCAGgtccacaaaacaaacaaacccaaaaaacaacaatTGGcaagcacagaaaaggaaaagaaccacAGAGATCAGGGTTGCCTTTGTCTACAAGTAACGGACATTCTCTTGTGCTTAGGACAGTCTTCTTTGCCTCTGCTTTTCAGCTGACTTCCCTGTCCCCAAGTGCCCGCACTGAGAGCGCTCTGGAGGGAAATGCGTGTGTCTGCGTGCGTACATGTGTCTGGGCTCgcgtctcacacacacacacacacacacacacacacacacacacgcctacGGCTGAAGGGGGGGCCGATACGGGTCTGCCCCCAGGCCGGCTGTTGATGTGGTCTCCGTACTTGGGGAGAAGGAAGTCACCAATGGAGAGAAGCGTCCCTCGTCCTCCAGGGGCTTCCGTCTGGTAACAAAGTCGCACGCGCACTCACAGACACACGCTAGATCCTAAGGGAGAGCAGAAGATGGGGTCCCGGCGGGCTCAGTGGACCTGGGCCCGGGCGGAGGACCTGTGCCCTGGAGCACAGCTGGGCTCAGACAGTGGTGACAGAGAGCAGAGGGTTGTAGACGCGCTTCCCGTCGGCCGAGCGCGTGCCGTGGGCCAGCATCTCCTGGATGGTGATCCAGTTGTCCAGGATCTTCTTGCTCCGCTTCTTCATGGTTTTGCGGTGGCTCAGGGCGATGATGTTGAGATCGGCCTTGCTGTCGCCGCTCTGCTGCTCCCGCAGGCACTCCAGTCGGCTCTGCATCATGAACTCGCGCCGCTTCCGCTGCTCCCGGGCTCGGATCAGGTGCTGCTTCCGCTGCTCCTTGCTCCAGTAGCGGCCCATCTTCATCTCGCTCACCGCGTCGTCGTCGGTGGTCATGCCGCTGCGCTCCTCCCGGATCTTCAGGGCCCGGGCTTTTAGGAGGCGGTCCCGCACCGGTCGCTTGGCCACGTAGCGGGTCCCGTCGCTGCGCACCTTGACCTTCCACTCCATGCGGGGCGCGTCggtggccgccgccgccgccccacCCACCCGAGGGCCACCGGCCAAACTCAAGGGGCCGCGGCCCAGCTCTTCCAGACCGCGCGGCGGGGCCAGCTGCATGCAGCTGTGGTAGTGATCGCCCTCCTGGCCCTGGACGCGGTGGCGCCGCGACAGGTAAGGGCTGCCCTCGGGGCCCACGCGCTCCAGGGTCACCCCCGTCTTGGGGCCGCGGCGGACCCGCTCCCCCGAGTGCTGTCTCCGGCCCACCTCGGGATCCCGGGAGAGGGATCGGAAGTTGGCGGGACCCCCCTGCGGGGGGGCAGCCTTGGGGTGGGTGGCAACAGGGGATGCGGAGGGGGTCCGGTTCAGGTTGGAGTTGCCCCCGGCGGTTGCCCGCCTCAGGGGGCTCTCGGGCAGGGGTTCCGCCAGCAGCGGAGTGCTGCGGCAGCTCTCACCCGTGTTGTAGGCGCTGGTGCTGTCCTTGTCCGACTTCTCGGGCAGCTCGGAGATGTCAGACAGCTCGTGCTTCTTGGGCTCGCCGGCCCCCAGGTCGTAGAGGCTCTCCTCCTCCAGCAGCCAGGCCTTCATGCAGCGCTCCCGCAGCTGTTGCATCTTCTGCGCCCGCAGGATGTTGCGGCACTTGAACTCCAGGTGccgcagctcctcctccagcacGGCCATCTCGTGGCCCACGCTCTCGTTGCGGTTGACATCCAGGGCACCGCTGCCGCCGGCGGCCCGGGGAAAGAGGAGGCCCAGGGGGTTACCATTCTCCAGGTGGCACTTGATCTCCAGCAGCTCGCGGTAGCGCTCGTACTCCTCATCCGTGAGGCCCGGCACGTCGCCGCCACCCAGCCCTGCGCCCTCGGCCAGCAGGGAGTCCATGCTAAAGTGGAAGTCGCGGCTCTGCAGGGCGTCCCCTTGCAGGCCAAACTTGCGCAGGGGCCCGGGCGTGTTGGCGGTACTCAGGGGCTCGTCCCCCAGCAGGTCGTGCTCAGAGCTCTCCTCGTTGCGCGTGCTCTCATCCGTCCTGCCCACCCCGCTGTCCAGCTCCTGGCTGTTGCTCAAGCCTGGGCCCGCATCAGGGGCCCCTTTCTCCTCTTCGTTTCCAAGCTGGAGCTGGAAGATGAGCCCCGCTCAGCCTGGGACACACCAGTGGGGGCGCCGTGGGGGGAGGATGGAGATCGGAAGGGCTTTCGGGTCTGGTCCATCTCCCGCAGCCCCCCCAAGCCTCTATCTACTCCGTCTGCCGTCCTGcccgccctccctgccctcccccccaccgcctttcctccttcctcacctgctgGGCAGGGGGGGATTTCAGCTTCCGCGCCCGCAGGTCCCCCTCATTCTCAGAGCCAAAATCATCCAGGAAGTCATCCCGGTCACTGTCCTTCCACCGCTTCGCCAGCTGCAGAGACGGGCCCGTGCTGTCCCCACTGCCTTAAGGACCTCCGCAGACAATGACCCCACTTGCGTCTAGGTCCCGGCCCACTCAGCCATCAGAGGCCACAAAGGGAAATGGGCCCCGAACACCCCCCCCACCCTCCATCAGTGCCAGGTTGTTGGCATGTTTGTGCCCTAGTCGGCAGCTTTCAAGACAGAAAGCCCCACGTCAGGGGACCCAGGACGCCCCGTTGGGCACACACACCTGGCTCTCAGGCCGGGCCACCAGCAGGGAGATGTTGGTATTCTCCTCCTGGCTCAGGATGGCCACTGCTTCTTCCCGGTTCTGGACGTCCACACCATTTATCTGTGGCAGGCCAAGGGACAATCAACGAGGACACCAGGGCTGGCTCTGGGGCAGGCTCCAGTTGAGCTACAGGGGTCCCCTCGCAGGGAGCTCCAAAGCGAGCACCCTGGGCCAGGACAGGCTCTCAAGCTCCGGCAGGATGGAGACAAGTGGAAGGTGCCGGAGGCGAAGACAGCCTGGCCCACACAAGAGCACACGTGCCTGAAGCGGCGAGGAGCAGGACGCACGCTCACGTCTGGGGCACGGAGGGACGGGCTGGTAAGGGGCCCGAGCAGAGACGCCAGCAGAGCCCATGGGCACATGGGAGCCACCGCGTGGTCGTGCAGGAGGGAGATGAGTCCTAGCCCTGGTTTCAGGCCCGGCGGGATGCCCAGCATCAGGCCGGGCTCTGAGCAGGAGAGAGCTAGAATTGGCTGAGGAGAGCCGGCGGGGCCTGCCTGCCCTGCTCACCTGGATGATGCGGTCTCCCTCGCGGATGCGGCCGTCTTTGGCTGCGATGCTGTTGGGATTCACCTGCAAGGCACGCGCATCATGGGGACTCGGCCCCTCCCTGAGGTGCCCGTCTGGTAGGAAGGGGCAGCCTCGCCTCAGAGGCCCCAATGTGAACGGAGGGCTGATTTTTTGAGCATGGCAAAGTATGGGAAAGTACCCAGCACCAGCCGGATGGGTGGCGGAGAAGAACCCCTGTGATTACCAGCAGGGCTCCTGAAGGACGTGGTGGGAGAACACAGCCTGGCTGGACCACATCCTGCCTTACCCCGCAAGGCCCCACTGTTCCACTACGGGCACAGGTCTCCCGGGGAGGACTGCCCGGCTGGACACACGCCGAAGCCACTGGCTGCCTTCCTGTGACGCTAAGCTGCCTCCTTACGGGCAGCCTCAGAGCCCTGGGCAGCGTGGCAAGGCTGTGGGGATAGGGTGGCATGGGAGTCTTCATGTGCCACACCCTGCCTCAGCACCTGCCTCCGTGCTGCCCTGGCCCCCTCATAGGTGCCGTACAGATGGGCACCCGAGTCCAGCTGTCATGTTCCAGCACACAGGAAGGCACGTGGAGCTCCACTGCCTTCTAGAAGATCCCAGCCGCCCGTCCCGCCTTCATACCTCTCCAACGTAGATGCCCAGGTCCTCCTCGTCATCCGTGCGGTAACAGACCATCAGGCCCAGCTTGTCCCGGTGGCTAGTTTTATACAGCTCCACCTCCTGCCGCAAGGGGGATGGACAAGCAGAGGGAGAAGCTGCAGGGACGGCAGCCTCGGCCCAGCCTAACCGCCCAGACCGCATCACCTGAGCTGAGTTTCCAAAGGTCTCTCTTACCAGCCCAAATGGCACGTGTGTCCTGTGGTGTCCCTTACCAGGAAATGCCCAAGACACACACAAGACACACAGGACGCACAGCATACAGACATGCGTGGGACACAGACTCGCCAGCACGCACTGACAGAGGGACCTCACCCGTGCCCTCCCCAACTCAGCCCAATTTGGCCCTTGAGCCCTTCAGCTATGCGTGGGAAAGGGCCACGAGGCCCAGCCGCCTGGGGGTTCGGGAGCCAGGCCTGAGCTGGGCCACAGACAGACGCCCTGGGGCTGGCGCCCAAGGCTGGCCACCAGCTCACCTCATACTCCAGCTCTTCCATATGGTCTGCCTCCTGCGGGCTGCCCTCCATGAACTCCGCCGGGTCATAATACTCATGGCTGATGGGGGGGCTGCCCAGGAGAAGCGGGGCGTCAGGCCAGCCAtctgctcccctctctccctAGCCCCGGCTCCCAGCTGGCGGGTCCCAGTGCGCTCGGCATGGAGCCCCGCTCGGGGTGCAACCTTGGGAGGCGGCGGCCCAGCTACCTCTTCTGTACCCCCTCCTTTTGAGCTACACGCATCTATGCGAAGACCAGGAATATTTCTTGAACAGGAGTGTGAGGGCATCTGCAGCGAGGACCCAGGCATGCCTAGctctccccgccccgccctgtcccatcccatcccaccccatcctGTCCTGTCCGCTAGCTCAGACTCCTCTGACCACGCCAGCCAGCGGGGACCGACTTCTCCAAACTGCGGGTGCCCCTCCCACCTGGCACTGGCCCCACTCATGCAGTGCCCCCAGGAGTTATCCAGGCCCTGGAGGATTGCTGGGGAGCGGAGGAGGGCCCAGTCTCTCTCcacgggcgggcgggcggccctCCTTGCCCCGAGGCTAAGCTTGGCTACTGCCAGCCCCAGGCCTACCTCTCTGTGGAGGAGGGGATCCCGGGATGACCTCCCTGCCGCCCGGGGTGAGGCTAGCGAAATGAGTCAGCGCTCACACAGTCATGAGCCGCCAGGCCCGGATGAGAGGCCCTTCTTCCGAGCGGGCCAAAGAAAGAAGCCGAAGAGATGGAGGAAGTTCAGAGCAGGCAGAGGAATGGGACAGACAAGGATGCAAGAAGATTCAAAGACGATGGGGcggcagaggaggagaaaggatagAGGAGGAGCTGAGGACCTCAACCTTCCGGCAGCAAAGTCCCGGGACGGTTCTCCCTTGGCCCTGGGGGTAGATACAGTGGGGAGCCTGCGTGTCAGGACCCCCAGGCCCATTCACCAGCTGCTGTCCAGCCAGAGGCTAGAGGCCCGGAGATGCCTGAGCCCTGGGGTGAGACGGTCAGCTCTGGAGGCCAAGGAGCCTGCTTCCTGCCCCGGGGGCAGCCAGTCAGGGTCTCCCTGCCACGCCCAGAGCTGCGACAGTGTGGCCTCTGGGTGGCACGGGGCAGCCACCCCAGGTGGCTTGCCCTCTCTGGAGGCAGGGCCCGGGGCCCTCCTGAGGGCGACTCACAGCTCAGACGGGACGTACGGCTCCAGGATGACcatgggtggggtgggtgggcgcAGCTTGCCCAGCGCCATGATATGCTCGAAGGTGATGTCGGTCTGAGTGCCACTGTCCACCAGCTGCAGGTCGTGGGAGGAGCCATCGCCCCGGAGGCGGGGACTGCGTCTCAGCACCTGGATCACCAGGGGCTCCTTGGAGGCACGCAGGGCCTCCAGGGTCTGCTCCTGAGACAGCTTGGAGAGCTCCTTCCCGTTCACCTGCAGCAGAGACATGACATGTCCCCGTGAGGACCCGCTGAGGCCCTGCTTACCCCTGGGCGCCCTCATTCCCAGGTGAACCCCACTTCTCAGCCCTGCCCCCGCATGGTGCCACGCCCCGAGGGCCCTAGATCCCCTTCGGCCGTCCTCCTCCTTCAAGCAGCACTGAGGACAGAGCTGGTGTGGGAAGTTCGCGGGGAGCCCCCTTAGCAATGACCGAGCATCTGCTGGGAACATCCAACATatcaaggtgggagggagaccttGACTCCCTTCTGCCGACAGG from Phocoena phocoena chromosome X, mPhoPho1.1, whole genome shotgun sequence encodes the following:
- the PDZD4 gene encoding PDZ domain-containing protein 4 isoform X2; translated protein: MGCNMCVVQKPEEQYKVMLQVNGKELSKLSQEQTLEALRASKEPLVIQVLRRSPRLRGDGSSHDLQLVDSGTQTDITFEHIMALGKLRPPTPPMVILEPPPISHEYYDPAEFMEGSPQEADHMEELEYEEVELYKTSHRDKLGLMVCYRTDDEEDLGIYVGEVNPNSIAAKDGRIREGDRIIQINGVDVQNREEAVAILSQEENTNISLLVARPESQLAKRWKDSDRDDFLDDFGSENEGDLRARKLKSPPAQQLGNEEEKGAPDAGPGLSNSQELDSGVGRTDESTRNEESSEHDLLGDEPLSTANTPGPLRKFGLQGDALQSRDFHFSMDSLLAEGAGLGGGDVPGLTDEEYERYRELLEIKCHLENGNPLGLLFPRAAGGSGALDVNRNESVGHEMAVLEEELRHLEFKCRNILRAQKMQQLRERCMKAWLLEEESLYDLGAGEPKKHELSDISELPEKSDKDSTSAYNTGESCRSTPLLAEPLPESPLRRATAGGNSNLNRTPSASPVATHPKAAPPQGGPANFRSLSRDPEVGRRQHSGERVRRGPKTGVTLERVGPEGSPYLSRRHRVQGQEGDHYHSCMQLAPPRGLEELGRGPLSLAGGPRVGGAAAAATDAPRMEWKVKVRSDGTRYVAKRPVRDRLLKARALKIREERSGMTTDDDAVSEMKMGRYWSKEQRKQHLIRAREQRKRREFMMQSRLECLREQQSGDSKADLNIIALSHRKTMKKRSKKILDNWITIQEMLAHGTRSADGKRVYNPLLSVTTV
- the SSR4 gene encoding translocon-associated protein subunit delta isoform X2, with amino-acid sequence MAALASLGALALLLLSGLSCCSAEACVEPQITPSYYTTSDAVISTETVFIVEISLTCKNRVQNMALYADVSGKQFPVTRGQDVGRYQVSWSLDHKSAHAGTYEVRFFDEESYSLLRKAQRNNEDISIIPPLFTVSVDHRGTWNGPWVSTEVLAAAIGLVIYYLAFSAKSHIQA
- the SSR4 gene encoding translocon-associated protein subunit delta isoform X1, encoding MAALASLGALALLLLSGLSCCSEACVEPQITPSYYTTSDAVISTETVFIVEISLTCKNRVQNMALYADVSGKQFPVTRGQDVGRYQVSWSLDHKSAHAGTYEVRFFDEESYSLLRKAQRNNEDISIIPPLFTVSVDHRGTWNGPWVSTEVLAAAIGLVIYYLAFSAKSHIQA
- the PDZD4 gene encoding PDZ domain-containing protein 4 isoform X1 gives rise to the protein MGCNMCVVQKPEEQYKVMLQVNGKELSKLSQEQTLEALRASKEPLVIQVLRRSPRLRGDGSSHDLQLVDSGTQTDITFEHIMALGKLRPPTPPMVILEPYVPSELPPISHEYYDPAEFMEGSPQEADHMEELEYEEVELYKTSHRDKLGLMVCYRTDDEEDLGIYVGEVNPNSIAAKDGRIREGDRIIQINGVDVQNREEAVAILSQEENTNISLLVARPESQLAKRWKDSDRDDFLDDFGSENEGDLRARKLKSPPAQQLGNEEEKGAPDAGPGLSNSQELDSGVGRTDESTRNEESSEHDLLGDEPLSTANTPGPLRKFGLQGDALQSRDFHFSMDSLLAEGAGLGGGDVPGLTDEEYERYRELLEIKCHLENGNPLGLLFPRAAGGSGALDVNRNESVGHEMAVLEEELRHLEFKCRNILRAQKMQQLRERCMKAWLLEEESLYDLGAGEPKKHELSDISELPEKSDKDSTSAYNTGESCRSTPLLAEPLPESPLRRATAGGNSNLNRTPSASPVATHPKAAPPQGGPANFRSLSRDPEVGRRQHSGERVRRGPKTGVTLERVGPEGSPYLSRRHRVQGQEGDHYHSCMQLAPPRGLEELGRGPLSLAGGPRVGGAAAAATDAPRMEWKVKVRSDGTRYVAKRPVRDRLLKARALKIREERSGMTTDDDAVSEMKMGRYWSKEQRKQHLIRAREQRKRREFMMQSRLECLREQQSGDSKADLNIIALSHRKTMKKRSKKILDNWITIQEMLAHGTRSADGKRVYNPLLSVTTV
- the PDZD4 gene encoding PDZ domain-containing protein 4 isoform X3; translation: MGCNMCVVQKPEEQYKVMLQEVELYKTSHRDKLGLMVCYRTDDEEDLGIYVGEVNPNSIAAKDGRIREGDRIIQINGVDVQNREEAVAILSQEENTNISLLVARPESQLAKRWKDSDRDDFLDDFGSENEGDLRARKLKSPPAQQLGNEEEKGAPDAGPGLSNSQELDSGVGRTDESTRNEESSEHDLLGDEPLSTANTPGPLRKFGLQGDALQSRDFHFSMDSLLAEGAGLGGGDVPGLTDEEYERYRELLEIKCHLENGNPLGLLFPRAAGGSGALDVNRNESVGHEMAVLEEELRHLEFKCRNILRAQKMQQLRERCMKAWLLEEESLYDLGAGEPKKHELSDISELPEKSDKDSTSAYNTGESCRSTPLLAEPLPESPLRRATAGGNSNLNRTPSASPVATHPKAAPPQGGPANFRSLSRDPEVGRRQHSGERVRRGPKTGVTLERVGPEGSPYLSRRHRVQGQEGDHYHSCMQLAPPRGLEELGRGPLSLAGGPRVGGAAAAATDAPRMEWKVKVRSDGTRYVAKRPVRDRLLKARALKIREERSGMTTDDDAVSEMKMGRYWSKEQRKQHLIRAREQRKRREFMMQSRLECLREQQSGDSKADLNIIALSHRKTMKKRSKKILDNWITIQEMLAHGTRSADGKRVYNPLLSVTTV